Proteins encoded in a region of the Stieleria neptunia genome:
- a CDS encoding LamG-like jellyroll fold domain-containing protein — protein MTVDDELIDRMLSGEPSDEEVAAFQQWLKTPANLQRFALRAELHSDLRQSLRRRQIQAKALEANNDASAIAPALASQKHQPPSFRSPKVLLTMAVGLATAACLLIAFLGPHRGDHPASVGRVAASVVRNVGALLTKSDRQWDDPQLPVGDYELRKGLLNLQFGGGVMVYVEAPARFDAVSDKRVVLHSGRLSATVPLEGIGFTVETPEAEVIDFGTEFSVDVEGGASEVHVFDGLVRVNPWTSNQRDASKSVDLHASEAVRITGGATDPVGISVETNRFIRNFDEPRLNYARAIKRLSPVAYYRMPIRDRGLVSEPPEYSGIVLTGEGKRPPHAKGVFAGGSLRVGVDSIGRGGRVDSPPALSTGRFSLVVFVYLEAPERNARVATNWNGERGNFGLSLNENGLLQVRIRSGDGEVSSIEGGSGLPLKTWRHIVVTANGEQLQLYEDGKLVSSKPCAVVAASDSDTVWFGTDANAAQVWDGRIDEVALFDRALAAEDVAALYRTAQEEIARSR, from the coding sequence TTCGCGCCGAGCTTCATTCGGACTTGCGGCAGTCACTGCGGCGCCGACAGATCCAGGCTAAAGCGTTGGAAGCGAACAACGATGCTTCGGCGATTGCTCCCGCTTTGGCGTCACAAAAACATCAGCCGCCGAGCTTTCGATCACCGAAAGTGTTGCTGACGATGGCGGTCGGGCTGGCGACAGCGGCTTGTCTGCTGATCGCTTTCTTGGGGCCCCACCGCGGCGACCATCCAGCCAGTGTTGGTCGCGTCGCGGCATCCGTCGTCCGCAACGTGGGTGCATTACTTACAAAAAGCGATCGGCAATGGGACGATCCGCAACTGCCCGTGGGCGATTATGAGTTGCGGAAAGGGTTACTGAATCTGCAGTTCGGTGGCGGTGTCATGGTCTATGTGGAGGCTCCTGCCCGCTTCGACGCGGTCAGCGACAAGCGAGTCGTACTTCACAGCGGGCGTCTGTCAGCCACGGTTCCTCTCGAGGGCATCGGGTTTACGGTGGAAACTCCCGAGGCGGAAGTCATTGATTTTGGCACGGAGTTCTCCGTCGATGTTGAGGGCGGCGCGAGCGAGGTCCATGTTTTTGATGGCCTCGTGCGTGTGAATCCGTGGACATCGAATCAGCGTGACGCTTCCAAGTCAGTTGATCTTCACGCGTCGGAGGCCGTCCGGATTACCGGCGGGGCGACTGACCCGGTGGGCATCTCCGTTGAGACCAACCGATTCATTCGCAACTTCGATGAACCGAGGTTGAACTACGCTCGCGCAATCAAGCGGTTGTCGCCTGTGGCCTATTACCGAATGCCAATTCGCGACCGCGGACTGGTATCGGAACCGCCCGAATACTCCGGCATCGTTTTAACAGGGGAAGGCAAACGCCCGCCACATGCCAAGGGTGTCTTTGCCGGCGGCTCTCTCCGAGTCGGAGTCGACTCCATCGGTCGTGGCGGACGCGTCGATTCGCCGCCGGCGTTGAGCACAGGGAGGTTCTCACTGGTCGTGTTCGTGTATCTCGAAGCGCCCGAACGAAACGCAAGGGTTGCCACGAACTGGAATGGTGAACGTGGCAACTTTGGTTTGTCTCTTAACGAGAACGGATTGCTGCAGGTCCGCATCAGGAGCGGCGATGGAGAGGTATCGTCCATCGAAGGTGGATCAGGATTACCGCTGAAAACGTGGCGGCACATCGTTGTGACTGCTAATGGTGAGCAATTGCAGCTCTACGAAGACGGGAAACTCGTCTCGTCCAAACCCTGTGCAGTCGTGGCAGCCAGCGACTCCGATACGGTCTGGTTCGGAACCGACGCCAACGCGGCGCAGGTGTGGGACGGCCGGATCGATGAGGTGGCATTATTCGACAGAGCACTTGCCGCGGAAGACGTCGCGGCCCTTTATCGCACCGCTCAAGAGGAGATTGCCAGATCACGATGA